ATGGTAAATGCTTGTGCGTCTGTCATCCACCTAGCAGCAGTTGGTGCCCGGCAGGTGCTCCAAAATCCCTGTCTAGAGGCGGAGTCTTGCCTGCTCTTTTTGGGTGCTGGCACGCACAGCTGAGACCATCTTCTCCCTGCACCCCTGGCTCCATAAATGGGCCCCCATCCCACAGCTGTGTGTGCAGATGGTAGGCTGCCTAGATGGTGCAAACAGGAGAGTGGGCATCTCAGCGTGCCCTGTTCAATCCCAGGCTTTAGGAAAGCCTGTCCTGCCCATGCTTCAGAAAGCGTCTGGCCCAGGGGGACCCTAGTGCCTGTCCCTCAAGCCACAGGATACACTTTAGGGCTTACAGCAGCAAAGAAATGTCTTTATTCAGGGGGTAGAGGCTCTGGGCTAGCAGTTGGAGTTGTGGGGGCACCATGGCGGTAGGCACCCAGCAGGATGGCATTGATGTGCTCCAGCGTCTGGTTGCTGAAGACCATGTTGAGGTGCTGTATGCCCCTCAGGGGCAGCACGTGCACAGGTTGCAGCTGGCGGCCCTGCCAGTGGACACAGAGCTCGGTGCTGCGCGTGGCCACCGTGTTATCACCATCCTCATAGAGCATGGCCACGGGGTCTGTGTAGGGGAAGCCGTGGTCATAGATGTAGGTGCGGGGCGTGGGCAGGCCCACACCGTACAGACAGTATACTTCCACACCAGGTGCCGGCAGCCCTGCCAGCAGGTCACGTGACTGTAGCCACATGTACCAGCCGTCCTCAAAATGCAGGTCCGCAAAGAAGCGCTGGAAGTCACGGCCTGTGTAGTTGAAGCTGGGAGTGGAAATGAACACGTGGTCCTCAGGCCACGCCAGTTGGGAGGGAAACATCCAGGGAGAGGTGGTGGTTATGCGCTGCTCCTCTTTCAGCTTGATGCTGGACATGATCGGGATGCCCTGGTTGTCACCTGTGGGCACAGAGCAAGGTGGGCTGGGAAGCCAGGCCTGGCCACCCCCTAGCCCACTCCCTTCCCTCAGCCCAATCCAGACATTGACTCGGCCACAGACCACAAAATGCCTGGAATTCAGTGGGTGCAAGACGTGTGCTTAGACAATTGGAAGTCCCGTGATCCCTCAGTGAGGCAAGGTATGAGGCCACaaaaggagggcagggaggggtgtcCTGAAGATGATGTGTATGTGGATGGGATGCTGGTGCTGGCTGTCCTTCCCAGGGCAAGTGTCCTTCAGCCTCTGTGGCCTGTGCGGGGTAGAGGTCAGGGTTGAGTGCTGGGGTGGATGAAATGAGAGCCCCTCTGGGTTTGACATTTTCTGGTATGGTTATCTGGTAAGTGTGTTTCCCCACCAGGCTGTGAGCTCCCGGGGGAAGACTGAGTCTGGCTTGCCCAGCCCTCACTGGGTGTGCAACAGGTGGCAGCTACGTCAGTGCTGGGTCCTTGGTGTCACTCCTCAGGCAAGGACAGGGGGAGCTCCGAGGGTCTGTCTCACCCTGACTTTGGTAGCTCTGTCCTCAGTAGGGCAAGTCCCTGGGCAAAAGGACTCCTGGAGATGGAAGACAGCTGAAAGCCAGGTGGGCCTGGGGCCACAGGGAAAAGGTCTCTGGGGTTTACTTCCTCTGTGTTTGCTTCCCCTTTGTCATCTCTCAAACTCTGGCAGGAGCCCTCTAGTTGTCCAGGCCAGGCTCACAGTTTTGGGGGAGAGTGGAGGGGGCAGGGTGTGGCAATGACAAGCGGCTGTACCCCAGGGGAGGGAGGCAGTCACCCCAGGGCCAGCCTGAAATGGCCCCGTGAGCAGAAGCTGGAGTGAGGGCGGGCCCCGGCTTCCTCCCCCAGCACTGCTTCCATCTCCCCCAGGACTGTGGGTGACCAGGGGCCTTCTCACCTGAGGCCAGAACCAACATGGGCTTGATGGAGCCCCCCCAGGGGGCTCCAAGAGAGATGAAGCCATCTATGAAGCGGTCCTTCCAGGACTGGGGCTGGCGCAGCAGGAAGTGGAGCAGGTGCAGGCAGCCAAGGCTGTGGCCGATGAGGAAGACGGGCCTCCTGTAAGCAGCGTGCATCTCCTCCACCAGAGCGGCCAGCTTGCGGTAGTACTCCTCCTGCTGACCTGCAATGGGGTGGGGGGCGTGGTCAGGGCAGTCAGGGTTGGGGCCCCCCACTCCCCTGTGAGCCCTCCACCCACAGAGACTCACTGGGCTCCAGCCGCCAGTCATAGGGGGCGGCCCGCACGGTCTCATCCCGCACGTACCCGTTGTTGACCAGATTCTGCACCAGCGTGTGCATGTAACCTGTGGGGAGGCAGCAGCTTTGGGAGCTCTGGCCCTGGCTCCCGAGGGCCAGCCCTGCCAGCCCATTGCAGCCTGGAGCCTTCTGCCCTTCCCCGCCCCGTACACACACCTGCCAGCTTGTTGTTGTCCAGATACTCAACAGAGTAGGTCTTGCCAAAGCCAGGGACACGGATCTGCACCCCAGGGGCATTGGACACGCGCCCAGAGCTGCGGTTGTAGACAACCCTGGGGGCAGTGGGACATTCAGCAGGCCAGCAGCCAACGGGCAGGCCGtgggggctggggcagaggggaCGGCCTGCACCTGGTGTTATCGATCCAGCAGTTCACCCCAaggggtaggaacatgttgaggTCCAGCCAGATGGTGAAGAAGTCCTCTGTCTTGCGGTAGCACATCCAGTTCACCACGTCCGGTTTGTCTAGCTTGGCTTCTAGCTGATTCCCGAGGCAGCCGGGCACTGCAGGCACCAGCCCTCACTCTGGGCACCTTGGATCCTgccagagccccccaccccagtctcacCCCCGGGCACTGCAGCCCCCAGCCTACCCGTCTTGGTCTCCCTCGGCCTCCACCCCCCGGCTAGGGACAGTGAACCTCTCTTTCTGAACAGCTCTCCCCTTATTCCCCTAGCAGCCCGAAGCTCAGGTTCCCTCGGGTAGAGAGGGTGCAGGGGCCAAGGCCAATGACTCCTGCCCTCACCAAGCAAACACCCAGCCTGGCTCTCCATTATTGCTCAAGTCCAAGGTGAGAACAAAGTGGTATCAGAAGTGGAAGCTGAGCCTGGGGGTAGGGGTTGGGGCTTGATTGGCCCCTCCTGCTCCCCTGCCCTGGGGTGGGCATCTCGTCCTTGATGAGGTGGGGGTCGAGGAAGGTTTGGGGGGCTGGGCTGCAGCTGATCACAGCTTGTGGCGAACACCCTGGCCAAGCCCtgaggcacccccacccccaccgcccaGTAGGGCTCAGAGACCAGGGCGGTGTGGTGGGGGAAGGGACGCATTCCTCTACAGGCCCAGCCTTTGGCCCCTCGGGGTACTGAGGCAGGTGTCAGGGCTACAGAGGCAGACGCAGATGGACCTTGGCTGGGTCTGTCCCTGGGGGCCCAGAGTCCCC
This is a stretch of genomic DNA from Choloepus didactylus isolate mChoDid1 chromosome 22, mChoDid1.pri, whole genome shotgun sequence. It encodes these proteins:
- the LCAT gene encoding phosphatidylcholine-sterol acyltransferase isoform X1 — encoded protein: MGPPSSPWPWRLLLLGLLLPPAAPFWLLNVLFPPHSTPKAELSNRTRPVILVPGCLGNQLEAKLDKPDVVNWMCYRKTEDFFTIWLDLNMFLPLGVNCWIDNTRVVYNRSSGRVSNAPGVQIRVPGFGKTYSVEYLDNNKLAGYMHTLVQNLVNNGYVRDETVRAAPYDWRLEPSQQEEYYRKLAALVEEMHAAYRRPVFLIGHSLGCLHLLHFLLRQPQSWKDRFIDGFISLGAPWGGSIKPMLVLASGDNQGIPIMSSIKLKEEQRITTTSPWMFPSQLAWPEDHVFISTPSFNYTGRDFQRFFADLHFEDGWYMWLQSRDLLAGLPAPGVEVYCLYGVGLPTPRTYIYDHGFPYTDPVAMLYEDGDNTVATRSTELCVHWQGRQLQPVHVLPLRGIQHLNMVFSNQTLEHINAILLGAYRHGAPTTPTASPEPLPPE
- the LCAT gene encoding phosphatidylcholine-sterol acyltransferase isoform X2 is translated as MCYRKTEDFFTIWLDLNMFLPLGVNCWIDNTRVVYNRSSGRVSNAPGVQIRVPGFGKTYSVEYLDNNKLAGYMHTLVQNLVNNGYVRDETVRAAPYDWRLEPSQQEEYYRKLAALVEEMHAAYRRPVFLIGHSLGCLHLLHFLLRQPQSWKDRFIDGFISLGAPWGGSIKPMLVLASGDNQGIPIMSSIKLKEEQRITTTSPWMFPSQLAWPEDHVFISTPSFNYTGRDFQRFFADLHFEDGWYMWLQSRDLLAGLPAPGVEVYCLYGVGLPTPRTYIYDHGFPYTDPVAMLYEDGDNTVATRSTELCVHWQGRQLQPVHVLPLRGIQHLNMVFSNQTLEHINAILLGAYRHGAPTTPTASPEPLPPE